The DNA sequence GCCATTACCAGAAGGCCACTGGCAAGAAGGCTAAGAATTACTAGATACTGCAAAGAGAGAAATTCACGAAGAAATAGGATTAACTAAATTAGATCTTATAAGAAAACTAGGCAGCTATACCAGACCCAGATTAGAAGTAGGTGGAAATCCAAACATTAACGAGATTAAGACTATACACATTTACCTTTTCACAACTCAAGAGCAATCGCTTACACCTATTGATCCTGACAACCCTGAAGCTCGATGGGTAACAAAGGATAATGTAAACAATTACCTTACACATGAGGCGGATAAAGAGTTTTTCGAGTTACATATAAATGATTTATAAACAGTTTACTCCTTTTTATAAACATGAATACACATTCGAATCCAAAAAATATATATTTACTTAACGCAAAGACAAATGCATTTATGAAGAAATCACTTTGGATTTTTCTTTTATTTCTCACCATCGATTCACAAGCTACAAATCCAGAGAGCTTGTACAGCGATGACGTCTACTCAGCAGAGAGCATTTGTAAAGCATTCCTTTCATCACTATCAAGTATAACTAAAAACGAGGAACGACTTAACAACTTATTTTTACCTCATTCGCTTCAAATTGATGCAACTAAGAGTAGTTCCGAATTGGTACAAGTTCAGGAATTGGCTGATTTTATTTCATCTTGTAAAACAAGATACAACTCCTCAGATACTAAGATATCATCTCTCAAACATACAGTTAGGCAATTTGGGAATATCGCAAGTGTGTTTCAAACTTGGAGACTTGCAGGTTCTTTGGAAGGACAAGAATCAAAAACAATAGAGGGTATAAATTCATTCCAATTAGTTTACAGTGAGAAAAGATGGTGGATAGTAAACCTTATGTGGGACCACCAAACAAGTGATAAAATAATTGACGAAGCATACATTAAATAGAATGAATAGATATTTTCTTCTTCTTTGTTTATGCGCCTTAATCTTCTCATGTGGAGATTCCAAAGACCCTGTTATTGAAGAAAACGTTACAATTAAAACTGTCTCTAGTACCGAAGATTCCAGTCCTTACAAAGATGATGTCCAGAGTATTCAACTGATCTGTTACGCATACCAAGAAGTCCTTTCAGGTAGTGCTGGAGATGCAAGAAACTGGGACAGACTAAGGTATTTGTGTTTACCACAAACACAGCTTAATCAAGTTTTTCATGCGGATTATGATGAACTAAACAATTACACTGTTGAAAGTTACATTGAGCAAGATGGTGGCTGGTACGACAATGTAGATTTAGATTTAAGTCAGCTTGGAATTACAATAGACAGGTTTGGCAACATGGCTCAAGTATTTCAAACGTACGAATCTGTTTGGGATGATCAACAAGGGGATTCAGGAAGAGAAATAGGCATTAACGCTTACATGCTCGTTTATCAAAATGAAAGATGGTATATAGCGAATGTATTGTGGGACACAGAAACCGATAGTGTAAAAGTTGATCCCATATACTTGGAAGAGGATGTCGTTCCTACTATTCTTGAATAAAAGCAATAACCGTTATAAGAATCCTCTTCTGATTTTATTACGTTATTAGCAAACAGTGCATACTTTAAATTTCAATAACTAAAACGCTATTATGAAAAAACATGCTTTATTTATAACCACTCTTCTGATGTTAACCTTAACATTTAATTCGTGTAAAAAAGAGCAAGGCTGTACAGATAGTTCAGCATACAACTATAACAGTTTAGCTGAAGAAGATGACGGAAGTTGTTCGCATTACACTAAGGCGAAAATTCAGTTTGTAACGCTCGAGAGTTTTTCAACAGTTAATGATTTGGGCGAAACTTGGGATACTTCAAGTATTGCTGACCCCTATATCCAAATCCAAGATGAGAATCATAATATTCTTTATCAAACAGATTCCTATTCAAACTTTGCTCCGCCCATTACATGGGAAGTTTCTCCTAATGTAACAATAGACAATATTGACACTTCAGTTTTGTGGCTATATGTATATGACGAGGACGGAACTGTAGACAACTATATAGGACTTACCAGTATTTATTTGAGCGATTATACTTCTTCTAATTCTAATGAAATAGAGGAAACTTTTGCGGGCACAACTTTTAAAATATTAGTACAATGGCTAGAGTAATTTCTAATTCATTACACACTAACTTTTAATTACAAGTGATATAAAACTATTTACAACATCTAATAAACCCAATGTAATTCCTAGTATTTGGAAAGGTTGGTAGTTCTAGTGAAACGTAATTTCTACTTGTGGTTATTGAAACCTATACCACACATGGTTTTATTTATGGATTAGCTTGCCATTCGCCTAAAAATATAAACGTTTACGCCTTTACGTCCTCAGTTGCAGGAAAGAATTTATTACCTACGAAGTAGATAATAAAGCCAATAGACATTCCTGGAATAAAGTAAGTTGGTTCTGCTATTCCCATCATAGCCAAAGCCACAGTAGATGAAGCCCCAACAACTATCATTGCTATCGACACCTTTTCACTTGGTTTCTTACCAATTAAGACTAACGTTAATAATGGCCCAAATCCTGTTCCCATTACAGCCCAAGCATAAACAACCATGTCAAACACATTGGTATCCGTGTAGTAAGCATACATCGCTACAATCACACCAAAAATCGTTACTGCAATTGTAGAAATCTTACTAGCCATGTAATTAAACTTCCATTTGGGGAAAATATCGTTCGTAATAGCACCTGTACAGCTTATAACCATTGAATCGGCAGTTGATATTGTTGCTGCAAAAACTCCAGCTAACATAACGCCTACCAAGAAAGGAGGGAATAACTCAATTGCCATTGTAGGCAATGCCATCTCCGGATCAAAACCATCTCCATCAACAAGAATAATACGGGCAAGCATACCAACCAAGATAGCAGCTGCATAGAATGCGATATACCAAGTATAATAGTAAGAACGAACCTTACCTATATTTTCTCCATTATCCATTGTCATATAGCCTAGCATAATATGCGGTTGACCAACGGTACCGAACCCAGCGAATATCCAACCTACTACAAAAAGTAAAGGAGCGAACCCCCACATAGAATCTGTATCGTTAAACCAATTCATATACGTTGGACTAACTTCAGAAAACTGTTGCATTGCACCACTCCATCCCCCTACTTCTGCAAGACCGTATCCTACCAATAAAGCCATTACAACGATCATCACAATAGATTGTGCTGCATTGGTCCAAATTGTAGCTCTAATCCCACCTGCAAAGCAATACGCCACCACAAGAACGGCACCTACCAATGCACCAATCCAAAATTGAAGATCAAATATTGCAAGTAAAGTTTTTCCTGTTGCAGCAAACTGAGCTGCCGAATAAATACTTAAGAATGTTAAAGTA is a window from the Flavobacteriales bacterium genome containing:
- a CDS encoding NUDIX hydrolase, whose protein sequence is MHEEIGLTKLDLIRKLGSYTRPRLEVGGNPNINEIKTIHIYLFTTQEQSLTPIDPDNPEARWVTKDNVNNYLTHEADKEFFELHINDL
- a CDS encoding sodium/proline symporter, yielding MDLVTIITFVLFLAMFAFIGLSSVMEKKKTTEDYLLAGQDVKPWLVALAAVATCNSGYMFIGMIGFTYKVGLASLWIAMGWVFGDFIASMWSFGHIRRFADNKEIQTYSSLISYRGGTPLKTLRLVAGLLTLTFLSIYSAAQFAATGKTLLAIFDLQFWIGALVGAVLVVAYCFAGGIRATIWTNAAQSIVMIVVMALLVGYGLAEVGGWSGAMQQFSEVSPTYMNWFNDTDSMWGFAPLLFVVGWIFAGFGTVGQPHIMLGYMTMDNGENIGKVRSYYYTWYIAFYAAAILVGMLARIILVDGDGFDPEMALPTMAIELFPPFLVGVMLAGVFAATISTADSMVISCTGAITNDIFPKWKFNYMASKISTIAVTIFGVIVAMYAYYTDTNVFDMVVYAWAVMGTGFGPLLTLVLIGKKPSEKVSIAMIVVGASSTVALAMMGIAEPTYFIPGMSIGFIIYFVGNKFFPATEDVKA